A window of Chlorobium phaeobacteroides DSM 266 genomic DNA:
CCTTCATCTCCTGCTGCACATCCCGCTCTATTCTCGTACCAGGCGCGTCAGGGTTGAATGAATTGCGGATGAGCACAGGAATGCTCGCTTTCATCGCAGGCTGAATGGAAAAGGGATGAAGAATTTTTGCCCCAGCATGCGAAAGCTCCATAGCCTCCGCATAGCTGATATACGGAAGCACCCGGGCATCGCGCACCCGTTTCGGATCAGCACTGTAAAAACCATCAACGTCGGTCCATATCACGATTTCGCTGGCAGAAAGCGATGCTCCGACAAGCGAAGCCGTATAATCCGATCCCCCTCTGCCAAGCGTAGTCACTGTCCCGTCCGGCGCTGCGGCAATATACCCGGTAACCACAGGAACGCCGCTGCATGACGACAATGCGGACTGAATCCTCTTTTCGGTAGCATGCCTGTCAACCCTTGCGCAAAGAGGGTTGGAATCTGTAACGACCAGATTCCGTCCGTCAACATAGTAGCCATCAGGAAGAAAACGACTGATAAGCCTGGCCGACAACCTTTCTCCGAAACTGAGAATAAGCGCAGTGCTTTTTTCAGAAAGCTCCCTGAGCAAAAAAACGCCATGCAGAAGATCGCTCAACTCAAGAAGTTCATCGCTCATTGCTGAAACAACATCGCTGCAAACCTCAGCGTTAAAAAGATCGGCAGCAATATTCCTATGCAGAGCATCGAACTCCTCAAACGTTTTTCGGTAGTTTTCATCGCCAAGACAAGCCTCGTTAGCCGATTCGAGAAGCATATCGGTACACCTGAACAATGCCGAAACCACGACGACCAGCGGGCCCTCACTGCGTGCACCAGCAATGATTGCTGCAACCTTTCTGATCCTTGCAGCCGAACCCAGCGAACTTCCACCAAACTTGTAAATCTTCATGCCGCCAATTAAAGGTCAAAACATTTATAAAAAAACAACGGAACCCGACGCACCCCCTAAACTTATAAAATAAAAACCATTTCCTGTACAGGGTTCTCCATCAACCATAACGATCAAGACTCCTTCATACACAAAAAAAGCGCCCGAAAAGGGCGCTTTTGAAATAATGTCGGTTCGAAATAAAAAAGGATGATCAGCCTTTCAGAGCATCTGCGCCACCGACAATCTCGCTCAACTCTTTGGTGATAGCAGCCTGCCTTGCGCGATTATAGCTGATATTGAGCGTTCGGAGCAGTTCCTTGGCATTCTCTGTCGCTGAATCCATTGCAGACATACGGGCCGCCTGCTCGGCAGCATTCGATTCGAGCATGACTCTCCAGACCTGGGTATTGAGATGCTTCGGCACCAGAACATCGATAATCGACTCGGGCGACGGCTCATAGATATAATCGCTTCCTCCATCCTTGCCTGAAGCTTCAGGGGTGATCGGCAAAAGCGTTTCAAACTTCAACACCGGAGCAAGAACCGATTTAAACTCATTGTACACAACAACAACCCTGTCAGCTTCGCCGCGAAGATACATGCCGGAAACCGTTTCAGCAATTTCCTTTGCGAAACTGAAATCAAGGCGCTGAAAAACACCGGGATACCCTTTGATGATATTGTACCCTCTCTTGCGGAAAAAATCAAACCCGCGTGAACCCGCGCAGATCAGACTTACACCGTTCTTGCTGTGCTGAGCCGCATAATCCTCATGAATAAGCTTATAGGCAAGCTTGACGATATTGGTATTGAATGCGCCGCAAAGACCTCTGTCTGCGGTAATAAGAATCACAACAACCTTGTTGACCTCGGAACGGTTCGAGAGCAGCGGATTGAGTGATGTATCGACCTTGTCAGAGAGCGAGCCGAGCATCTCTTTGAGCTTTCTGGCATAGGGGCGCGCCATGATTGCCCGCTCCTGGGCTCTTCTCAATTTGGCGGCAGCCACCATTTTCATCGCTTTGGTGACCTGCTGAGTGGATTTTACCCCTTTGATCCGTACACGGATATCCTTTAATGTAGGCATGAATTACGGGTCTTTTGATAGATTGCTTGATAAACCTTGCAGACACCCCTGAGCAGTTCCGCGCATTGACGCGACAACGTCAACAACAGCGGCCATATTCAGAGGCGCCCTTATGCCTCTCTTACGCCTTTGCTTTCTGGTTGAAGGAAGCGATAAACTTCTGCGCTGCCTCCTTGATCTTGTTAGCGGTATCGGTTTCAAGAGTGCCCGTTTCGGCAATCGCCTTGAGCACTTCCGGATGCTTGTGCTCAAGCAACCCAAGGAACTCCTCTTCAAACTTGCGAATACGCGTTACATCGACAGCATCAAGCAAACCCTGAGTACCAAGGAAGATGATGGCAACCTGTTTTTCAACAGCCATTGGAATATACTGGCCCTGCTTGAGAATCTCGACCAGTCTTGCGCCTCTGTCAAGCTGCGCTTTCGTGGTTTTATCAAGATCCGAACCGAATTTCGAGAAAGCCTCAAGTTCACGGAACTGCGCAAGATCGAGTCGCAGGGTACCGGCAACCTTTTTCATTGCCTTGATCTGTGCAGAACCACCAACGCGGGATACCGAAATACCAACGTTGATTGCAGGCCGCTGACCCGAATTGAAAAGGTTCGACTCAAGAAAAATCTGACCATCGGTAATCGAAATAACGTTGGTCGGAATATACGCGGAAACGTCACCCGCCTGGGTTTCAATAACAGGAAGCGCAGTAAGACTGCCGCCGCCTTTAACCATCGATTTGAGCGCATCGGGAAGATCGTTCATCTTCCTTGCAACCTCAATATCATCAGTAATCTTTGCAGCCCTTTCGAGAAGACGGGAATGTAAATAGAATACATCGCCGGGATATGCTTCGCGTCCCGGCGGACGGCGAAGGAGCAGGGAGAGCTGGCGATAGGCAACAGCCTGCTTTGAAAGATCGTCATAAACAACCAGCGCGTGGCGGCCGGTATCGCGGAAATACTCGCCAAGAGTAGCGCCTGCGAACGGAGCGATAAACTGAAGAGGCGCCGGATCGGAAGCCGTAGCCGTAATAACCGTGGTATACTCCATGGCGCCGAATTTCTCAAGCGTATTGACCACCTGAGCCACCGTTGACCCTTTCAGACCGATAGCGACATAGATACAGAAAACGCCCTTGCCCTTCTGGTTGATAATGGTATCGATTGCAACCGCCGTCTTTCCGGTCTGACGATCGCCAATAATAAGCTCGCGCTGTCCGCGGCCGATAGGAATCATCGAGTCGATCGCCTTGAGTCCGGTCTGAAGCGGTTCATGCACTGATTTACGGTAGATAACGCCAGGTGCCCTGCGCTCGAGCGGAAGCCTGATCTGTGTTTCGATCGGCCCTTTTCCGTCAATCGGCTCTCCCAGAGGATTGATGACCCTTCCAAGCATAGCCTCGCCAACCGGGATAGAGGCAAGAATACCGGTTCGTTTAACCGTATCGCCCTCTTTAACCAGATTGGATTCTCCGAACAATACCGCGCCGACATTGTCTTCTTCAAGGTTAAGCGCCATACCCATCACCTTGTTGGGAAACTCAAGAAGTTCACCGGCAGCCGCCTTGGATAATCCATACACACGGGCGATACCGTCACCAACCTGCAAAACTGTTCCCACATCGTAGACATCAGCCTCGGACTCAAAACCGGCAAGCTGCTTGCGAAGTATGGATGAAACCTCATCAGGCCTGACTGTTGTAGACATATCTTATTCGCTTGGTTATTTGTTTGTAAGAAAAGAGCAAGATTCTGCTTACCTTCTTTTGAAAATCAAAGCGGTCTGTTACTTTTCCAAAAAATGAAAGCGAAATTTAACAAAAACCTTTTAGTTATTCAAATCTCTGTTTCACTTTGAACCCCATACTTTCGAATCGTCAACCCTGGCACCCTTTAACTAACGGTGTTCTCTTGCATCAAACGGTATGAAAACAGTCAGAGGATTCGCTTCAGCAACCGTAGGAAACGTCGCCTGCGGTTTCGATGTTTTGGGATTCGCCATTACCGAACCGGGCGATGAGGTAATACTCACGCTCCATGAAGAACGAAAAAGCGAGTGCCCGGTCTCCATCACCGCCATTTCCGGAGATGGAGGAGCGCTGCCTCTCGATCCGAAAAAAAACACCTCGAGCTTTGTCGTTCTGAAGTTCCTCGAATACATACGAACAAGCAAAGGAATTGACTTCAAAGGACACATCGACCTTGAGCTGAAAAAAAACCTTCCCCTGAGCAGCGGCATGGGCAGCAGTGCGGCAAGTGCGGCAGCGGCGCTTGCCGCCGCAAACGAGCTCCTCGGTCAACCCTGCTCAAAAATGGAACTGGTACACTTCGCCGTTGAAGGAGAACGCGTTGCCTGCGGCTCAGCCCATGCCGACAACGCAGCGCCGGCGATTCTCGGCAATTTCGTGCTTATCCGCAGCTACGCGCCGCTTGATCTCATCACGATACCCTCGCCCGAGCATCTCTTCTGCACCCTTGTGCACCCGCATACCGAGCTGAAAACATCCTTTGCCCGCTCAGTACTGCCAAGGTCCATACCGCTTAAAACAGCAACCCAGCAATGGGGAAACGTCGGCGCACTTATCGCCGGACTTCTGAAATCGGATTACGATCTCATAGGCCGCGCACTCGTCGATGTAGTAGCCGAACCCAAACGAGCGCCGCTGATTCCGGGCTTTCTCGACGTCAAACATGCAGCGATCGACTGCGGAGCGCTCGGATGCAGCATTGCCGGTTCAGGCCCCTCCGTCTTTGCCTTTTCCTCCTCAAAAGAGACGGCAGAACGCGTCGGCCAAGCCATGCGAGAGGCATTTCTCCTCCCTGAAACAAACCTCAAGTCAGATATGTGGGTATCACCGATCTGCAAGGAAGGCGCAAAAGTATTGTAACAAGTCACTCTGCCCAGTTAACCAACATGATCTATTTCAGCACCAATAAATCATCCACCCCCGTTTCGATAAAAAAAGCGACCCTTGAAGGGCTTGCTCCCGACGGCGGGCTCTATGTTCCCTCTGAAATACCGAAATTTTCAGCGCAGGAGCTTGCCCTGCTTGAAGACGCAAGCTTCTGCAATATCGCTCTTGCGATAGCAAAAAAATTTATCGGAGGAGCAATCCCTCCCGATCAGCTCAGCGACATGATTGAAAGCTGTTACCCTTTCGATACGCCGCTTGTCGAGCTCGAACAAAACACCTTTATCGAAGAACTTTTCTGTGGACCCACCCTGGCATTCAAAGACTACGGCGCACGTTTTCTTGCCCGGCTCACCGGCTGGTTTGCCGCAGAAGACGACAGGCTGATCACCGTGCTTGTCGCAACGTCAGGAGACACAGGCAGCGCCGTAGCCTACGGATTTCAGGGAATTGCGAACACACGGGTCGTGCTCCTCTACCCCTCGGGAAAAGTAAGCCGACTGCAGGAACAACAGCTCACCACTGCAGGAAACAATGTCGAAGCGCTTGAAGTAAAAGGCGATTTCGACGACTGCCAGCGACTGGTCAAACAGGCATTTGTCGATCCCGCTCTCAAAGAGAGGCTCACCTTGACCTCGGCAAACTCGATCAACATATCAAGACTGATCCCCCAATCATTTTACTATGCCTGGGCGGCCATGCAACTGAAAACCGGATACGGGTTGACCCATCCGGTATTCTCGGTGCCGAGCGGCAACTACGGAAACATCACGGCCGGCGTGCTTGCAAAGCTCATGGGTTTCCCTGTCGGCCATTTCGTAGCCGCATCAAATGCAAACGACAGCGTCACCCGATACCTCGAAGACGGAAGATATGAACCGCACCCGACCATCACAACCATCTCAACGGCAATGGATGTAGGCGATCCGAGCAACTTCGCCCGCCTCAGATATCTCTACGGAAACGATTACCGGGCCATGAAAAAAGAGATAACGGGAGTAGCCATATCGGACAAGGCGACCAGAGAAACAATTATCAAGCTCCATAACGAGTTCGGCTATATTGCCGATCCCCATACCGCCGTCGGATTTCGCGCCCTTGAAGAGTACCGTAAAGCAAGCGGAAACCGTTCGGCAGGAGTGGTACTCTCAACAGCTCATCCGGCAAAGTTTCTCGAAGCCATAGAGGAGACACTCAATAAAAAAATCGCCATTCCCGATCGCCTGCAAGCCGTGCTCGAAAGAAAAAAACAGGCCACCCTCATCAACGCCAGCTATAACGAACTGGCCGGGTTTCTGGAACATCTCGACAAGCATTAAACCGTTGCACCGCCGCCATGAACTACAGAACCCTGCTCTTTTTTCTCATCCTGGTACCGATCATGATTATCGGGATGAGCCTCTCGCTGCTCATCAACCTGTTTGACCGTACAGGCAACAGCTTTCACCGGATAGCCGCA
This region includes:
- a CDS encoding F0F1 ATP synthase subunit gamma, coding for MPTLKDIRVRIKGVKSTQQVTKAMKMVAAAKLRRAQERAIMARPYARKLKEMLGSLSDKVDTSLNPLLSNRSEVNKVVVILITADRGLCGAFNTNIVKLAYKLIHEDYAAQHSKNGVSLICAGSRGFDFFRKRGYNIIKGYPGVFQRLDFSFAKEIAETVSGMYLRGEADRVVVVYNEFKSVLAPVLKFETLLPITPEASGKDGGSDYIYEPSPESIIDVLVPKHLNTQVWRVMLESNAAEQAARMSAMDSATENAKELLRTLNISYNRARQAAITKELSEIVGGADALKG
- the atpA gene encoding F0F1 ATP synthase subunit alpha, which encodes MSTTVRPDEVSSILRKQLAGFESEADVYDVGTVLQVGDGIARVYGLSKAAAGELLEFPNKVMGMALNLEEDNVGAVLFGESNLVKEGDTVKRTGILASIPVGEAMLGRVINPLGEPIDGKGPIETQIRLPLERRAPGVIYRKSVHEPLQTGLKAIDSMIPIGRGQRELIIGDRQTGKTAVAIDTIINQKGKGVFCIYVAIGLKGSTVAQVVNTLEKFGAMEYTTVITATASDPAPLQFIAPFAGATLGEYFRDTGRHALVVYDDLSKQAVAYRQLSLLLRRPPGREAYPGDVFYLHSRLLERAAKITDDIEVARKMNDLPDALKSMVKGGGSLTALPVIETQAGDVSAYIPTNVISITDGQIFLESNLFNSGQRPAINVGISVSRVGGSAQIKAMKKVAGTLRLDLAQFRELEAFSKFGSDLDKTTKAQLDRGARLVEILKQGQYIPMAVEKQVAIIFLGTQGLLDAVDVTRIRKFEEEFLGLLEHKHPEVLKAIAETGTLETDTANKIKEAAQKFIASFNQKAKA
- a CDS encoding homoserine kinase, with protein sequence MKTVRGFASATVGNVACGFDVLGFAITEPGDEVILTLHEERKSECPVSITAISGDGGALPLDPKKNTSSFVVLKFLEYIRTSKGIDFKGHIDLELKKNLPLSSGMGSSAASAAAALAAANELLGQPCSKMELVHFAVEGERVACGSAHADNAAPAILGNFVLIRSYAPLDLITIPSPEHLFCTLVHPHTELKTSFARSVLPRSIPLKTATQQWGNVGALIAGLLKSDYDLIGRALVDVVAEPKRAPLIPGFLDVKHAAIDCGALGCSIAGSGPSVFAFSSSKETAERVGQAMREAFLLPETNLKSDMWVSPICKEGAKVL
- the thrC gene encoding threonine synthase, whose amino-acid sequence is MIYFSTNKSSTPVSIKKATLEGLAPDGGLYVPSEIPKFSAQELALLEDASFCNIALAIAKKFIGGAIPPDQLSDMIESCYPFDTPLVELEQNTFIEELFCGPTLAFKDYGARFLARLTGWFAAEDDRLITVLVATSGDTGSAVAYGFQGIANTRVVLLYPSGKVSRLQEQQLTTAGNNVEALEVKGDFDDCQRLVKQAFVDPALKERLTLTSANSINISRLIPQSFYYAWAAMQLKTGYGLTHPVFSVPSGNYGNITAGVLAKLMGFPVGHFVAASNANDSVTRYLEDGRYEPHPTITTISTAMDVGDPSNFARLRYLYGNDYRAMKKEITGVAISDKATRETIIKLHNEFGYIADPHTAVGFRALEEYRKASGNRSAGVVLSTAHPAKFLEAIEETLNKKIAIPDRLQAVLERKKQATLINASYNELAGFLEHLDKH